One window of Hujiaoplasma nucleasis genomic DNA carries:
- a CDS encoding GNAT family N-acetyltransferase, whose product MDKHLLFTETKRLTIRNFTMDDILDYYEYLSDPEVLRFEPYKAQTMDQMENIILEDINSNNKLAVELKSSKKMIGNIYFGDIDSETKVLGYVFNKKYWNQGYAKEATKSIIDLSFKYSIQRIEARCDPLNIPSWKLLESLGFTRLSHLKKNTYFWKDKDGNPIWKDTYIYSLNKDEHIK is encoded by the coding sequence ATGGATAAACATCTTTTATTTACTGAAACAAAGCGATTAACTATAAGGAATTTCACGATGGATGATATTTTGGATTATTATGAATATCTATCCGATCCTGAGGTGTTACGGTTTGAACCCTATAAAGCTCAAACGATGGACCAAATGGAAAATATTATTTTAGAAGATATTAATTCTAATAACAAACTTGCTGTAGAGTTAAAATCTTCCAAGAAGATGATTGGAAATATATATTTTGGTGATATAGACTCAGAGACAAAAGTGTTAGGATATGTATTTAACAAAAAGTATTGGAATCAAGGCTATGCAAAAGAAGCAACAAAATCAATCATTGACTTGTCATTTAAATATTCAATACAAAGAATTGAAGCAAGATGTGACCCATTGAATATACCTTCTTGGAAGCTCTTAGAAAGTCTTGGTTTTACACGGCTTTCTCATTTAAAGAAGAATACATATTTTTGGAAAGATAAAGATGGTAATCCAATTTGGAAAGATACATATATTTATTCACTTAATAAAGATGAACATATCAAATAA
- a CDS encoding GFA family protein: MKYYGSCLCGEITFEIEGDFDNFYLCHCEKCRKDSGSAHAANLFSSSAKLKWLSGEEKPKTYNHRLEGHIKSFCPNCGSALPNIQMNGKLLVVPAGSLDSDVYLKPQGHIFFASKANWDSDLEKVDKYDVLPKE, translated from the coding sequence ATGAAATATTATGGTTCATGCCTTTGTGGCGAAATTACATTTGAAATAGAAGGAGATTTTGACAATTTTTATTTATGTCATTGTGAGAAGTGCAGGAAAGATTCTGGTTCAGCTCATGCGGCAAACTTGTTTTCTTCAAGCGCTAAACTAAAATGGTTATCTGGAGAAGAAAAGCCCAAAACCTATAACCATCGCTTAGAAGGTCATATAAAAAGTTTTTGCCCTAATTGTGGATCAGCTCTACCTAACATACAAATGAACGGAAAATTACTTGTTGTTCCAGCTGGAAGTTTAGATAGCGATGTATATTTAAAACCTCAAGGGCATATATTTTTCGCTAGCAAAGCAAATTGGGATAGTGATCTTGAAAAAGTAGATAAATATGATGTGCTTCCAAAGGAGTGA
- a CDS encoding GntR family transcriptional regulator, producing MKALRINFQSSKPIYQQLYDQIASQIINQDLVKDTKLPSIRTAAKELRVSIITIKKTWEMLENDNFIYTIAGKGAYVQDIKPSKLSIKKDVVIEDDVDDIIKRCKSIGITKSELVELINKKYK from the coding sequence ATGAAAGCTCTGAGAATAAACTTTCAATCAAGCAAACCAATTTATCAACAGTTGTATGATCAAATTGCTTCACAAATTATTAATCAAGATTTAGTAAAGGATACCAAACTACCATCCATTAGAACAGCTGCGAAAGAGCTAAGAGTAAGTATAATTACCATTAAGAAAACATGGGAAATGTTAGAAAATGATAATTTCATTTATACAATTGCTGGAAAAGGTGCGTATGTACAAGATATTAAGCCTTCAAAACTATCAATAAAAAAGGATGTTGTTATTGAAGATGATGTTGATGATATTATAAAGCGCTGTAAATCAATAGGTATCACAAAGAGTGAGTTGGTTGAACTCATTAATAAGAAATATAAATAG
- a CDS encoding ABC-2 transporter permease: MKNLLFKELTLTIGKFFYLLPLLLGLLFFIPNWIFTLVPMYFFWISIPNIFSSYSAQLDYPFLSLLPVTKANIVVAKTVSIYIIQGIHIIFALIFGIIHNLIYGQYNFFLQINPIYFGIVFMIFGIFNIIVFPLYFKTAYRWGKPTIYGVIVTLIFAGLFEYAAAAIPSISKVLNSVNLYTQYSLFALGFFGGIILSIFATLLSIKNYEKIQ; the protein is encoded by the coding sequence ATGAAAAATTTACTTTTTAAAGAACTCACACTCACTATTGGAAAATTCTTTTACCTCTTACCTCTATTACTCGGTTTACTATTTTTTATTCCAAACTGGATTTTTACCCTCGTTCCAATGTACTTCTTTTGGATTTCCATACCAAATATTTTTTCATCATATAGTGCTCAATTAGATTATCCATTTCTTTCACTACTACCTGTAACAAAAGCCAATATAGTTGTTGCAAAAACAGTATCAATTTACATAATTCAAGGAATTCATATTATCTTTGCCTTAATTTTCGGTATCATTCATAATCTTATATATGGACAATATAATTTTTTCCTACAAATTAACCCTATTTACTTTGGTATTGTTTTCATGATCTTTGGGATTTTTAACATAATAGTTTTCCCATTATATTTCAAAACTGCTTACCGATGGGGAAAACCAACTATATATGGTGTGATAGTTACATTAATATTTGCTGGTTTGTTTGAATATGCAGCAGCTGCCATACCTTCTATATCAAAAGTTTTAAACTCAGTGAATTTATATACTCAATACTCTCTATTTGCTCTTGGATTTTTTGGTGGTATCATTTTATCTATATTCGCAACACTCTTATCTATTAAAAATTACGAAAAGATACAATAA
- a CDS encoding ABC transporter ATP-binding protein, giving the protein MNALEIKSLNKSYEGFSLKDVSFEIPQGYIMGFVGENGAGKTTTIKAMLNIISKNGGNVKILGKDMDLEELDIKREIGYVSGEYFYPKKKISEITKVYKRFFDNWDETIYNKFLNDFNLNENKRIDELSKGMKMKFALSLALSHHAKLLILDEPTSGMDPVARDNLLELFQELVEDGEISILYSTHITSDLDKCADYITFIQEGRIIESCSKEDLLKKYQLFNTSRDYLYKIKENVISYKENAFGVNGLIRKEDIINNPNIEYARPKIDDVIIYFSEKRGNE; this is encoded by the coding sequence ATGAATGCACTAGAAATTAAATCACTAAATAAATCCTATGAAGGATTTTCACTGAAAGATGTATCGTTCGAAATACCACAAGGTTACATCATGGGGTTCGTTGGAGAAAATGGAGCAGGTAAAACAACAACAATAAAAGCAATGCTCAATATTATTTCTAAAAATGGAGGAAATGTAAAAATACTCGGAAAGGATATGGATTTAGAAGAGCTTGATATAAAACGTGAAATAGGCTATGTATCAGGCGAATATTTCTACCCAAAGAAAAAAATATCAGAAATCACTAAAGTATACAAACGATTCTTTGATAATTGGGATGAAACCATTTACAATAAATTCCTCAATGATTTTAATTTGAATGAAAACAAAAGAATCGACGAGTTATCTAAAGGAATGAAAATGAAATTTGCCTTATCACTTGCTCTTTCACATCATGCTAAACTATTGATTTTAGATGAACCAACGAGCGGTATGGATCCAGTCGCAAGAGATAATCTACTCGAGTTATTCCAAGAATTAGTTGAAGATGGGGAAATAAGTATTTTATATTCTACCCATATAACAAGTGATCTTGATAAATGCGCGGATTATATTACTTTTATTCAAGAAGGAAGAATAATCGAAAGTTGTAGTAAAGAAGATTTGTTAAAAAAATATCAACTCTTTAATACATCAAGAGACTATTTATACAAAATTAAAGAAAATGTTATTTCGTACAAAGAAAATGCATTTGGTGTTAATGGCTTAATTAGAAAAGAAGATATCATTAATAACCCAAATATAGAATATGCAAGACCAAAAATTGATGATGTCATAATTTATTTTTCAGAAAAGAGAGGAAATGAATAA
- a CDS encoding histidine kinase N-terminal 7TM domain-containing diguanylate cyclase yields MSIELILINIYLFVSLIAIIYMIGYAIPKKQSPLIRQIGLLTFLTFIYVLGYLIELNALSLEVKRFWNGVQYLVIPIIPPVWLLIAMNFIGLKIKKIYKIFIFLIPMMTYVMRFTNQFHQLFYASTYLENTQIGILMSIEYGLFYYFQVVYILFCFVFANILYLLKYNKVDTNQKKRIKRISLSSLAPWLGVFLNIIFAKNYPLDYSVILFPIAILLIIFSLKDEHRISISPFARNLMFMSSSEGVIVVNRERMIIDFNDKAKEIFVNINELYLSDIRLLKKLLPAFPSEMKMNHRELMKVSNCTYQVYLRGVFGKENEILGYVYSFSDITENINLIEQLKSNEERIKELIYLDVLTGVHNRNYLDYYIKENKYLQCSYILMIDMNELKYTNDHFGHQKGDEIIISLVNLIMKKLNNKDELIRLSGDEFLIFTYIHSEEKLKTWIQSLKAEALSIQYLSFAIGYAKIEEGLDFSMMYKIAEDRMYQNKIEMKKSKEII; encoded by the coding sequence ATGTCAATTGAACTTATATTAATTAACATCTATTTATTTGTCTCTTTAATAGCGATTATTTATATGATTGGATATGCTATTCCAAAAAAACAATCACCACTGATAAGACAAATTGGACTCCTTACATTTTTAACCTTTATATATGTATTGGGATATTTAATTGAACTTAATGCATTATCCTTAGAAGTAAAACGTTTCTGGAATGGTGTTCAATACTTAGTGATTCCCATTATTCCACCAGTATGGCTTTTAATAGCAATGAACTTTATAGGATTGAAAATAAAAAAGATTTATAAAATCTTCATTTTTTTAATTCCTATGATGACTTATGTTATGAGATTCACAAATCAGTTTCATCAGCTATTTTATGCTAGTACATATTTAGAAAATACACAAATTGGTATATTAATGTCAATAGAATATGGTCTTTTCTACTATTTTCAAGTTGTGTATATTTTATTTTGTTTTGTATTCGCAAATATTTTATACTTATTAAAATACAACAAAGTAGATACCAATCAGAAGAAAAGAATCAAAAGAATTTCATTATCTTCACTTGCACCTTGGCTTGGAGTTTTTTTAAATATTATATTTGCAAAAAATTATCCTTTAGATTACTCAGTCATTCTATTTCCTATTGCAATATTATTAATCATTTTTAGTTTGAAAGATGAACACCGTATATCAATTTCACCTTTTGCTAGAAATTTAATGTTTATGTCTTCAAGTGAAGGAGTCATTGTTGTTAATCGTGAAAGAATGATAATTGATTTCAATGATAAAGCCAAAGAAATATTTGTAAATATAAATGAGTTATATCTTAGTGATATTAGATTATTAAAAAAGTTGCTACCCGCTTTTCCTTCAGAAATGAAAATGAATCATAGAGAATTGATGAAAGTATCAAACTGTACTTATCAAGTGTATCTAAGAGGCGTTTTTGGCAAGGAGAATGAAATACTGGGATACGTTTATAGTTTCTCAGATATCACAGAAAATATTAACCTTATTGAACAGTTAAAATCTAATGAAGAAAGAATCAAAGAGTTGATTTATTTGGATGTTCTTACCGGGGTTCATAATCGTAATTATTTAGATTATTATATTAAAGAAAATAAATATTTACAATGTTCATACATTTTAATGATTGATATGAATGAGTTAAAATATACGAACGATCATTTTGGTCATCAAAAAGGCGATGAAATCATCATTTCATTAGTTAATTTAATTATGAAAAAGTTGAATAACAAAGATGAATTAATCCGTTTGAGTGGTGATGAGTTTTTAATCTTTACATATATTCATAGTGAAGAAAAACTCAAAACTTGGATTCAAAGCTTAAAAGCAGAAGCTTTATCAATTCAATATCTTTCTTTTGCTATTGGATATGCAAAAATAGAAGAAGGTTTAGATTTTTCAATGATGTATAAAATAGCAGAGGATAGGATGTATCAAAATAAAATTGAAATGAAAAAAAGCAAAGAGATAATTTAA
- a CDS encoding aldo/keto reductase family protein translates to MKYLKMNNDLSIPVLGTGTNTFGKENNIFSGKITYDTLELLSAIKLGYRLIDTAIMYRNEAVIGKAVKESGIDRSEFFITSKIPADKEYTDTDENVEKYIYRSLKELDMNYIDLYLIHFPLESNEENLRVWRVLEEFVKKGLIKSIGVSNFNENQLAYLIKHSHIKPVLNQFQSYPGKHQQSLIDFCKENNVIPEAYQSLTKIDDKTKDILIEIAKVYNKTWSQVVLNYQINEGLVVIPKSHNKDHQFENIDVFNFELSEKDIEIIKKIGS, encoded by the coding sequence TTGAAATATTTAAAAATGAATAATGACTTATCTATTCCTGTTTTAGGTACAGGAACAAATACTTTTGGTAAAGAAAATAATATTTTCTCCGGTAAAATTACTTATGATACATTAGAACTTCTTTCTGCAATCAAACTTGGTTATAGATTAATAGATACAGCTATTATGTATCGTAATGAAGCAGTCATTGGAAAAGCGGTTAAAGAATCTGGAATTGATAGAAGTGAGTTTTTCATTACTTCAAAAATACCGGCTGATAAAGAATATACTGATACTGATGAAAACGTAGAAAAGTATATATATAGATCTCTTAAAGAATTAGATATGAATTATATTGATTTATACTTAATTCATTTTCCTCTAGAATCAAATGAAGAAAATTTGCGTGTATGGCGTGTATTGGAGGAGTTTGTAAAAAAAGGATTAATTAAGTCAATAGGTGTATCAAATTTTAATGAAAATCAATTAGCCTATTTAATAAAGCATTCTCATATCAAACCCGTTCTTAATCAATTTCAATCTTATCCAGGAAAGCACCAGCAATCATTGATTGATTTTTGTAAAGAAAATAACGTTATTCCTGAAGCATACCAATCATTGACTAAAATTGATGATAAAACTAAAGACATCTTAATTGAAATTGCTAAAGTATATAATAAAACATGGAGTCAGGTCGTCTTAAATTATCAAATCAATGAAGGTTTAGTTGTGATTCCCAAATCTCATAATAAAGACCATCAGTTTGAAAATATAGATGTTTTCAATTTCGAGTTAAGTGAAAAGGATATAGAAATCATTAAAAAAATAGGTTCCTAA
- a CDS encoding LytTR family DNA-binding domain-containing protein, translated as MITYKIDKETYTLNHEDAIYFYSYDDDTFCRMSDKTVQVNNRLYEIEDELMNHGFIRISKWNVVNFNLIHSAFRIFNSRMSIKMINGDKLYVNRTYIKKFILYLKEKGEING; from the coding sequence ATGATTACTTATAAAATTGATAAAGAAACATATACTTTAAATCATGAAGATGCCATCTACTTTTATTCTTATGACGATGATACCTTTTGTCGAATGTCTGATAAGACCGTTCAAGTAAATAATAGATTGTATGAAATAGAAGATGAACTTATGAATCATGGTTTTATAAGAATATCAAAGTGGAATGTTGTAAATTTTAATTTAATTCATAGTGCTTTTAGGATATTTAATTCTAGAATGTCAATTAAAATGATTAATGGCGATAAGCTTTATGTGAATCGTACCTACATTAAGAAGTTTATCCTTTATTTAAAAGAAAAGGGTGAAATCAATGGTTAA
- a CDS encoding MFS transporter — protein MNDKFKSNLRIFIIFGILFELMNVFYNPYAMKFLERIGGNEFHFSLINSTKGIIMIFTALPAAFIMNKIIDKQKATANIVLAMAIIIFSLFFIPLLPKDYQVMSFIVIITLLMIPIAVYNISYQNIIGEVFPVKRARVLAKRSIYTIIFTTIATISSGLVFRYFAQTNSDYILIYRIFYAMAFIYGVLAFLVFKKLYYKPTKMTEPLKFKGSFKKVFKNKGFTKFALSSTIFHFGWQMGWPLFSIYTIKTLGADEFWISIISVGSAMVMLVAHRIWPRLIEKYGNEKIAYICTFGMAITPLLYVISKSLLVLAIFSSLSGIFTAGTITVLFSDMLEVIPEKNRIIYVGYYNVLTNITLAISPFVGHYFYESKGIIYALIVTAIFRLIGGMAFMIRERSEHRYKMRKASS, from the coding sequence ATGAACGATAAATTTAAATCGAATTTAAGGATTTTTATAATATTTGGTATATTATTTGAGTTAATGAATGTTTTTTATAACCCATATGCTATGAAGTTTCTAGAGAGAATCGGTGGGAATGAATTTCATTTTTCTTTAATTAATTCAACAAAGGGTATAATAATGATTTTTACAGCCTTGCCAGCTGCTTTTATTATGAATAAAATCATTGATAAGCAAAAAGCAACAGCTAATATTGTATTAGCTATGGCAATCATTATATTTTCTTTATTCTTTATTCCGTTATTACCAAAAGATTATCAAGTTATGTCTTTTATAGTGATTATCACTTTATTAATGATTCCTATTGCTGTTTATAATATCTCCTACCAAAACATTATTGGTGAAGTTTTTCCAGTAAAAAGAGCCAGAGTTTTAGCAAAAAGAAGTATCTATACCATTATTTTTACGACCATCGCAACCATAAGTTCGGGTTTGGTATTTCGATACTTTGCTCAGACAAACAGCGACTATATCTTAATCTATCGTATTTTTTACGCCATGGCTTTTATATATGGTGTCTTGGCTTTTTTAGTCTTTAAAAAATTATATTATAAACCTACAAAGATGACTGAACCACTTAAATTTAAGGGTAGCTTTAAAAAAGTGTTTAAAAACAAAGGCTTCACTAAATTCGCCTTAAGTTCTACAATATTTCATTTTGGTTGGCAAATGGGATGGCCTCTTTTTTCTATTTACACTATAAAAACCTTAGGCGCAGATGAATTTTGGATATCTATTATTAGTGTAGGATCAGCCATGGTTATGCTTGTTGCTCATCGGATATGGCCTAGATTAATAGAAAAATATGGAAATGAGAAAATTGCCTATATTTGTACCTTTGGTATGGCGATAACTCCGCTGTTGTATGTGATTTCTAAAAGCCTCTTAGTTTTGGCTATTTTTTCTTCACTATCAGGTATATTTACAGCTGGAACAATAACTGTATTGTTTAGTGATATGTTAGAAGTTATACCAGAGAAAAATAGAATTATTTATGTAGGATATTATAATGTTTTAACAAACATTACTTTAGCAATATCGCCATTTGTAGGACATTATTTTTATGAAAGTAAAGGCATCATTTATGCTTTGATTGTCACCGCTATATTTAGACTTATTGGTGGTATGGCCTTTATGATTCGGGAACGTTCCGAACATAGATATAAAATGAGAAAAGCAAGTTCATAA
- a CDS encoding GNAT family N-acetyltransferase: MNENIRLLTEADYILYKTIRLQLLKDHPSFFGSDYEEESSFGDSVWKSRLAKDTVDTYGLFTSNQLVGLAVVVKNPRKKMKHIANLNSMYIKSEYQNQGLGSKLIDRIIKDLINKGLHRLNLSVVESNQYAKKLYLSKGFIHYGTEPESIYHQGKYHNLYLMSLLLR, translated from the coding sequence ATGAATGAGAATATTCGTTTACTAACAGAAGCAGATTATATTTTATATAAAACCATAAGATTGCAATTGTTAAAAGATCATCCATCTTTCTTTGGCTCTGATTATGAAGAGGAAAGTTCTTTTGGTGATAGTGTTTGGAAGAGTCGTTTGGCAAAAGATACAGTAGATACATATGGGCTATTTACTAGTAATCAACTGGTAGGTTTAGCTGTTGTTGTGAAGAATCCAAGAAAAAAAATGAAACATATAGCAAACCTTAACAGTATGTACATTAAGTCTGAGTATCAAAATCAAGGCTTGGGCTCTAAATTAATCGATAGAATCATTAAAGATTTAATTAATAAAGGTCTGCATCGCTTAAATTTATCGGTGGTAGAATCTAATCAATACGCTAAAAAACTTTACCTGTCAAAGGGGTTTATTCATTATGGAACTGAACCTGAATCAATATACCATCAAGGTAAATACCATAATTTATATCTAATGAGCTTATTATTAAGATAA
- a CDS encoding M13 family metallopeptidase: MKKDQIKNNYYEAVNGEWLEKAVIPGDQPSVSAFLELHLGIEKTLMDLTSRWEKEKSSLSKNLQKYIDLYQMTKDFEKRNQLGTKPFDIVSKKIEKLNNLKDLKDVFKELTLEDLELPFGFMVMQDFMNSNNQILYFGAADLFLPDTSYYKDEKQKAQLISLFTMTSKQLLALYGYKEETIDKLIKDALAFDELLVPVTKSSVEKADYVKMYNPLSKKEVQELTNNFDLMAMAEALVNEDVDQLIITNLDFIKAFDDIITDDNFSIIKAWMILSNAIKFASDLTDEIRIAGGAFRRALSGVKEAQSQEKYAFYQAYNRFGQVVGLHYGETYFGPIAKKDVEVMVHEMIDVYQERIKNNTWLNEETKEKAVKKLSTLNVHVGYPDELPPYFDQFKIKGYDNGSDLIQERLAMTKIINVYNFKQYNKEPNRNLWGMPASMVNAYYSPTNNQIVFPAAILQEPYYSLKQSKSENYGGIGAVMAHEISHAFDNNGAKFDETGSLNNWWTEADLKAFNKKSKDMIDLFEGVETGYGQCNGELTVSENIADSGGLRCALEASKNSGHHNFEEFFQNWARVWRNKSSIEYSQLLLKVDVHGPSILRANMQLSNLPEFQEFYEISDKDNMYLPKEKMVSIW, translated from the coding sequence ATGAAAAAAGATCAAATCAAAAACAATTATTATGAAGCGGTTAATGGTGAATGGCTTGAAAAAGCGGTAATACCTGGAGACCAACCGTCAGTTTCAGCTTTCCTAGAGTTACATTTAGGTATTGAAAAAACCTTAATGGATTTAACTTCTCGATGGGAGAAAGAAAAAAGCTCTTTAAGTAAAAATCTTCAAAAGTACATTGATTTATATCAAATGACAAAGGACTTTGAAAAAAGAAATCAACTAGGCACTAAACCTTTTGATATCGTTTCAAAAAAGATTGAAAAACTTAACAATTTAAAAGATTTAAAAGATGTTTTTAAAGAACTTACTTTAGAAGATCTTGAGTTACCTTTTGGTTTTATGGTCATGCAAGACTTCATGAACAGCAATAACCAAATACTATATTTTGGTGCAGCTGATTTATTCTTGCCGGACACATCTTATTACAAAGATGAAAAACAAAAAGCTCAATTAATTTCTTTATTTACCATGACAAGCAAGCAATTATTAGCCTTATATGGATACAAAGAAGAAACTATTGATAAATTAATTAAAGATGCTTTAGCATTTGATGAACTATTAGTTCCTGTGACAAAGTCATCTGTTGAAAAAGCAGATTATGTTAAAATGTACAACCCTTTAAGCAAAAAAGAAGTACAAGAATTAACAAATAATTTTGACTTAATGGCTATGGCTGAAGCTTTGGTTAATGAGGATGTTGATCAACTTATCATTACTAATTTGGACTTTATCAAAGCCTTTGATGACATCATCACTGATGATAACTTTTCTATCATCAAAGCTTGGATGATCTTATCTAATGCAATTAAGTTTGCTAGTGATTTGACAGATGAAATAAGAATTGCTGGAGGAGCTTTTAGGCGTGCTTTATCAGGTGTAAAAGAAGCCCAAAGTCAAGAAAAATATGCTTTTTATCAAGCCTATAATCGTTTTGGTCAAGTGGTAGGTTTACATTATGGAGAAACATATTTTGGTCCTATTGCAAAAAAAGATGTTGAGGTGATGGTTCATGAAATGATAGATGTTTACCAAGAAAGAATCAAAAACAATACTTGGTTAAATGAAGAAACAAAAGAAAAAGCTGTTAAGAAACTTTCTACACTTAATGTGCATGTAGGATATCCTGATGAACTTCCTCCTTATTTTGATCAGTTTAAAATTAAAGGTTATGACAATGGTTCAGATTTAATCCAAGAAAGATTAGCCATGACCAAAATCATTAATGTTTATAATTTTAAACAATATAATAAAGAACCAAATAGAAATTTATGGGGTATGCCAGCTTCTATGGTTAACGCTTATTACAGCCCAACCAATAACCAAATCGTCTTTCCTGCAGCTATTTTACAAGAACCATATTATAGTTTAAAACAAAGCAAGTCAGAAAATTATGGTGGTATTGGAGCTGTTATGGCTCATGAGATATCTCATGCTTTTGATAATAATGGGGCGAAATTTGATGAAACAGGATCACTTAATAATTGGTGGACTGAAGCTGATCTAAAAGCTTTTAACAAAAAATCAAAAGACATGATTGATTTATTTGAAGGTGTAGAAACAGGTTATGGCCAGTGTAATGGGGAATTAACTGTGTCAGAAAATATAGCAGATAGTGGTGGATTAAGATGTGCGCTTGAAGCGAGTAAAAATAGTGGCCATCATAATTTTGAAGAATTCTTCCAAAACTGGGCGCGTGTATGGCGTAACAAGTCATCTATTGAATATTCACAATTGTTATTAAAAGTAGATGTTCATGGTCCTTCTATTTTAAGAGCTAATATGCAATTGAGTAATCTTCCTGAATTCCAAGAATTTTATGAAATTAGTGACAAAGACAATATGTATTTACCAAAAGAAAAAATGGTAAGTATTTGGTAA
- a CDS encoding lysophospholipid acyltransferase family protein, translating into MQIKDSFFKLILMVFYHSKFKFQVNYGDFNPKRTDPYFLIGNHASLHDGLYTATFLKRYPYPVINAFMFIHKSMKFVLKRLIYSIPKRKGQSDISTIMEMMKVVKKGRGIMLFPEGNSSYFGKESQIPYATVKLFKKFKIDVVICKTNGAYLSAPRWGDKSTHKGLMQLNFKVLFKAEELENYSLDEMYDILTKEMAFNDFDWNKQRKYLYKPKYRALGLENYIYVCPKCLSHQTISTNKNDIQCNRCGKIAHFNQYSLIEGLDFDNLVDWDLLQKRQLPNILKEEVHSQGLMYLVDTMKYKSYKLGHVKTKIDKGSLFAKTDKETYHFNILDISGLTLTKKNEVSFDYDQKTYLFVLKDPMLYVDLIHYIKENKGNG; encoded by the coding sequence ATGCAAATCAAGGATTCTTTTTTCAAACTTATACTGATGGTGTTTTATCACAGTAAGTTTAAGTTTCAGGTTAATTATGGGGATTTTAATCCAAAAAGGACAGATCCCTATTTTTTAATAGGAAATCATGCTTCATTGCATGATGGACTTTATACGGCTACTTTTTTAAAGAGGTATCCTTATCCAGTGATTAATGCTTTTATGTTTATCCATAAATCTATGAAATTTGTGTTAAAGAGATTGATATATTCTATTCCCAAAAGAAAAGGACAAAGTGATATTTCAACCATTATGGAAATGATGAAAGTAGTGAAAAAAGGTCGAGGTATTATGTTGTTTCCAGAAGGCAACTCATCTTATTTTGGGAAGGAAAGTCAAATTCCTTATGCTACCGTTAAGCTTTTTAAAAAATTTAAGATAGATGTTGTTATTTGTAAAACCAATGGAGCTTATCTATCAGCTCCAAGATGGGGTGATAAGTCTACCCATAAAGGATTGATGCAACTTAATTTCAAAGTTTTGTTTAAAGCAGAGGAACTTGAAAACTACTCATTAGATGAAATGTATGATATCTTAACAAAAGAAATGGCTTTTAATGACTTTGATTGGAATAAACAAAGAAAATATTTATACAAACCAAAGTATAGAGCCTTAGGTTTAGAAAACTATATTTACGTATGTCCTAAATGTTTATCCCATCAAACAATCTCTACGAATAAAAATGATATACAATGTAATCGTTGTGGTAAAATCGCTCACTTTAACCAATATTCACTAATCGAAGGTCTTGATTTTGATAATCTTGTTGATTGGGATTTGTTACAGAAGAGGCAGTTACCTAACATTCTTAAAGAAGAAGTTCATAGTCAGGGTCTGATGTATTTAGTTGACACTATGAAATATAAATCTTACAAATTAGGTCATGTTAAGACAAAAATTGATAAGGGTTCTTTGTTCGCTAAGACAGATAAAGAAACATATCATTTTAATATACTAGATATAAGCGGACTTACCTTAACGAAAAAAAATGAAGTATCTTTTGATTATGACCAAAAGACCTATTTGTTTGTATTAAAAGATCCAATGTTATATGTGGATCTCATTCATTACATAAAGGAGAATAAGGGAAATGGATAA